In the genome of Triticum urartu cultivar G1812 chromosome 5, Tu2.1, whole genome shotgun sequence, one region contains:
- the LOC125510542 gene encoding BTB/POZ domain-containing protein At5g66560-like: MSSSSAARHGPSRAGEAWFCTTGLPSDVVFEVQDMSFHLHKFPLMSKSRKISRMLAEQDEQRRPRRGSSGGNAEEHAAAETEIEEAEEEEEEEEEEDDGDEQQPQQVRMDDGKSYRITFPDFPGGPGTFETATKFCYGVRVELTPWNVAPLRCAAEYLEMTEEHSEDNLAARAEAYLSQSVLRHPGEATKALKSCEDLLPHAEDLGIVARCVDAIAARSSATSRSWFGDLTVLGLHMYKRVMAAMAAREDVRTDALEGCLVSYAKATLPGLSRSMRWRRASAPVSSEVEQRDLLEAVVASLPTDKGSGSVVTAKFLFALLRTAHILRASDAARAAIERKAATQLEQATVEDVLIPSYSGAAETLYDVDCVERVVRHFLAEEEVGEDEASSSAAITEEEAAARTTASRPSAVAMVQVGKLVDNYLAEVASDANLKPAKFCELALAMPDHARIYDDGVYRAVDIYLKAHPRLTAEERDRVCGVVDCRKLTVEACTHAAQNERLPLRAVLQVLFFEQLQLRRAISGTLLASTASPRARHPNPQPQRPAAVALRHAAGPSEAWRTTTVQESQTLRVDMDGMRTRVQGLERECSSMRRAIKKIDGRSGAASPGSASPDATAPAGWRSRYRCKFSTQVCDSQARDAVVSRASRMGMSP; this comes from the exons ATGTCGTCTTCGTCCGCGGCGCGGCACGGCCCGTCGAGGGCCGGCGAGGCGTG GTTCTGCACCACCGGGCTGCCCAGCGACGTCGTCTTCGAGGTGCAGGACATGAGCTTCCACCTCCACAAG TTCCCGCTCATGTCCAAGAGCCGCAAGATCAGCCGCATGCTTGCCGAGCAGGACGAGCAGCGGCGGCCGCGGCGTGGGAGCTCCGGAGGCAATGCCGAGGAGCATGCTGCGGCGGAAACAGAGAttgaggaagcagaggaggaggaggaggaggaggaggaggaggatgacggGGACGAGCAGCAGCCGCAGCAGGTTAGGATGGATGACGGCAAGTCGTACCGCATCACCTTCCCGGACTTCCCCGGCGGGCCGGGCACCTTCGAGACCGCGACCAAGTTCTGCTACGGCGTCCGCGTCGAGCTCACGCCCTGGAACGTCGCGCCGCTGCGGTGCGCGGCGGAGTACCTGGAGATGACGGAGGAGCACTCCGAGGACAACCTGGCCGCGCGCGCCGAGGCCTACCTCTCGCAGTCCGTGCTCCGCCACCCCGGCGAGGCCACCAAGGCGCTCAAGTCCTGCGAGGACCTGCTGCCGCACGCCGAGGACCTCGGCATTGTTGCCCGCTGCGTGGACGCCATCGCCGCGCGCTCCTCGGCGACGTCGCGCTCCTGGTTCGGCGACCTGACCGTGCTCGGCCTACACATGTACAAGCGGGTGATGGCGGCCATGGCCGCGCGCGAGGACGTGAGGACGGATGCTTTGGAGGGCTGCCTCGTGTCCTACGCCAAGGCCACCCTCCCGGGGCTGTCGAGGTCCATGAGGTGGCGCCGCGCGTCCGCGCCGGTGTCGTCGGAGGTGGAGCAGAGAGACCTCCTGGAGGCGGTGGTCGCGAGCCTCCCCACGGACAAGGGCTCCGGGAGCGTGGTGACCGCGAAGTTCCTGTTCGCGCTGCTGCGGACGGCGCACATCCTGCGCGCTTCGGACGCGGCGCGCGCGGCAATCGAGCGGAAGGCCGCGACGCAGCTGGAACAGGCAACGGTGGAGGATGTGCTCATCCCGAGCTACTCCGGCGCCGCGGAGACGCTCTACGACGTGGACTGCGTCGAACGGGTGGTCAGGCACTTCCTAGCCGAGGAGGAGGTCGGCGAGGACGAGGCGTCGTCGTCAGCTGCAATCACCGAGGAGGAAGCGGCGGCGAGGACGACGGCCTCGCGTCCGTCGGCCGTGGCAATGGTGCAGGTGGGCAAGCTGGTGGACAACTACCTCGCAGAGGTCGCGTCCGACGCCAACCTGAAGCCAGCCAAATTCTGCGAGCTCGCGCTGGCAATGCCGGACCACGCCCGCATCTACGACGATGGCGTCTACCGCGCCGTCGACATCTACCTCAAG GCGCATCCGCGGCTGACGGCGGAGGAGCGGGACAGGGTGTGCGGCGTGGTGGACTGCAGGAAGCTGACGGTGGAGGCGTGCACGCACGCCGCGCAGAACGAGCGGCTCCCGCTGCGCGCGGTGCTGCAGGTGCTCTTCTTCGAGCAGCTGCAGCTCCGGCGCGCCATCTCGGGCACGCTGCTGGCGTCCACGGCTTCCCCGCGAGCGCGGCATCCGAATCCTCAGCCGCAGcggccggcggcggtggcgctgCGCCACGCCGCTGGCCCGAGCGAGGCGTGGCGGACGACGACGGTGCAGGAGAGCCAGACGCTGCGGGTGGACATGGACGGCATGAGGACCCGCGTGCAGGGGCTGGAGAGGGAGTGCTCCAGCATGCGGAGGGCGATCAAGAAGATCGACGGCCGCAGCGGCGCCGCGTCGCCCGGCAGCGCCAGCCCGGACGCCACCGCCCCGGCGGGCTGGCGGTCGCGGTACCGGTGCAAGTTCAGCACGCAGGTGTGCGACTCTCAAGCGCGCGACGCGGTCGTGTCCAGGGCGTCCAGGATGGGGATGAGCCCATGA